TACGACCGGAACGCGGCCTTGACGGAAGGGTTCTTCGAGCTCGCCTCCGCGCAGGAACCCCGGCCCAGAACGGTCGGTTTCCTTTCGGCGGATGCGGGATTTGCGCGCGACCCGATCCGGGCGGCCAAGGCGACGGCGGCGAAGTTCGGCCTCGATATCGTCCACGAGGCGACCTATCCCATGATGTCGACGGATTTCCGCGCTCACGTGGCGGCCGTCGCCCGGGCCGGCTGCGATGTGCTCGTGATGTGTTCGTACCTGGACGATGGGATGGGACTGGTGGAGGCTGTCCGCGCATGCGGTGTGCCGGTCAAGATGGCGGGCGGCGTCATGGTCGGCTTTGCGCATGCCACGGTGCGGCAAGCGCTTGGGCCGGCGCTGGCGGGGTTCGTCAACTGTACGCACATCGCGCCGGCGAAAACGGCGTTGCCGGCGCCGCTAGAGCGGGCGCTGGGTACATCGGCGAGCCACGTTTCGCCGGACGAAAGTGGAGCGCATTGCGGCGACAGCGCGTTCCTCGCGTATCTGCAGCTCCAGGTGATCGAGCAGGCAGTCCGCCATGCGGGCGACATCGACAAGAAGGGCCTTGCGACGTATGTGCGGAGCGCGGTGTTCGACACGCTGGCCGGTGGCGTCAGATTCGACCACCGTGGAGAATGGCGGCAGGCGAGGGCCTGTCTGGTCCAGTACCAGCCTCCGGCCGACGGCTCGAGGACACAAGTCGAGATCATTATCGCGCCGGCGGAGCTGGCCACTGGAAATCTCATGTATCCCTTTTCGGAAAGGCATCGCTGGCAGGACCAGTGAACATGGCCCGTGCGGGCATGTTCACCGGCCCGCGCGCCATCCCAGGCGTTGGGAAAGCATGCGCAGCCGTATCCACGGCCCGGAAGCATCCGGTTCCCGATACACGCGATGGGCCGGCAAGCGGACGATGACTTGCGTGCCTTTGGGCTCCCGCTGCCGCAATTCGATGGCGCCTCCGAGGGCCTTGGCACGCTCATGCATTCCAGCCACACCCCAATGCCCCTTCCTGCCGGCGTTGCGCAGGACGTCGTCGGGGATGCCGACGCCGTCATCCCTGATCGCCATGACGAAATGATGGCGACCGTGGGTGATTTCGATGTCGACGTGTTCGGCGGCCGCATGACGGTAAGCGTTGAACAGCGCTTCGCGGCCGATACCGTAAATGGCCTGGCTGGCGGTCGCGTTGACGGGCTTTTCGACCCCGGTAACGCTGAGTTTGAACCGGGGTCCGAGGTCTTCCGCCAACGATCGGCCGAACTCGCCAAGGCTCTTGGCGAGATCGCACTCCTGGTCCGACGTAGTGCGCAGGTCCAGCAGCTCCTGCCTGCCCTGGTCTATTACTGCGCCCGCCTGGTCGAGTATCGGCGCGATGAGACGGCGTGTGTCGCAGTCCGGAGGAAGCCGCTTTGCCACCCCCTGGAAGCGCAGGATCACTCCCTGCATGCTCTGCAGCAGGGTATCGTGCAGCGCCTGTGCGATGCGTTCCCGTTCGGCCAGCCGTTCCCGCATCCGTTCGCGGTAACGCACGGCGAGCCGGCGGGTTCGCCAATAGAAGATGCCGACAACCGCGCCGAGGAGCGCCACGCCGCAGAGGCCCCGGAACCACATTGTCTGGGTTGCCCGTGGTTCGATCTGGAATGACAGGGAGGCGCCTTCCCGGTTCCATACGCCGTCATTGTTCGCGGCAATGACCCGGAAGCGGTAGGCGCCAGGGCCCAGGTTCGTGTAGTATGCCGAGCGCCGGCCATCGCTCTCGCGCCACGCGATATCGACGCCATCGAGCCGGTACTGGAAGCGCATCCGCTCCGGCTCCTGGTAAGACAGCGCTGAAAAATCCATCGACAGCATCCGGGTGCCGGCCGGCAGCCGCATGCCCTCGGCAACGGCATGATTGTCGGCGCCGGATTTCATGCCGGTGATCACGACCGGGGGCACAAGCGGATTGTGGATCAGCTTCGCGGGATTCAGGCCGTATACGCCACCCGTGGTCGAGAACCACAGGGTGCCATCCTCGCTACGTACGGCCGATGGCACGGGGAGAATAGGGCTCGTCGAGCCGACGACGCCATCGCGATGATCGAGCCGGTTGAACCGCACCCGGTAGGCGGGGTCGCGCAGCGCTTTCAGGAGCTCCGCCGGCGCAATGCTGGAGATGCCATCGCTACCGTTGATCCATAGCGAACCGTCCCGGGCGAACACCATGCCGGTAATGCCGGTAATGCCGGTAAAGGGTTCGCCCGCCCATCCTTCCACGGGGTTGAAGCGCCTGCCGTCGAAGTATGCCAGTCCATTTTCCCCGCCCACCCATGCGCCATCGCGCATTGGCAGCATGTGCATGACAGTCCCGACACCGAGTCCCTCCGCCCGGCCGTACTCCCTGAGCTGGCCGCCTTCCAGGACTGCAAGCCGGTTGTTCACGGAACCGAACCAAACCCGGCCCTGGCTGTCGGTGGCAAGCGCGGAAGCGGGAAATTTCTTCAGCCCGGGAACGCCACCGCCTGCCTTCAGTTGGCCGGCGCGCAAGGTGTACAGGCCGGCACGTCCCATGCTGACCCACAGCGTCCCGGCTTTGTCCTGCGCCAGTGCGTAAACAGCGGTTGCCCTGATTTCAGGGAATGCTTGAATGCGTTGCAGTCCCTGGTTCCCGGCCATCCATAATTGACTGCCAGCCCCTCCGACCCAGACCGTCCCGTCGGGCGCACGGTGCAAAGCGGTGATGGTGTCGGCGTACGCCGGCCTCGCGGTAAACGGCCGGGCGGGACTGCCTGGGCCGGCCACGAACGAATAGTCGACCCAGGCGCTGCTTCCCGGTCCGGCCGCGATCGGCCGGGCACTGAAGTGCTTGTAGGCGGGAAGCGCCACTGCCCGCAAGCGCGGCAGCCTGAAACGGTCGAGGCCATTCTCGGTTGCCAGCCAGATATTGTGTTCACGGTCTTCGAACAGGACCGACGGCGACCTGCCGCTCATGCCCTGGTCGGTGCGAAAACGCTGGGCCGGCGTCCCCGTCGACGTATTGCCGAGCCTTACAATGCCTTCCGGGTTGGTGACCCATGCATAGCCTTCGTGATCGAACGCCAGTTCCTGGAACGCCTGGTCGGTACGCCACGCGAGCGCGGGACCCTGTTCAGGTGCCGAGAGCATGTGGATACCTGGATTTTCAATATCGGTGGTCCAGATACTGCCGTCGGGATGCTCCGCCAGCCCGCCGGCACCCTTCAATTTCATCCGTAGATCGAACGCGGCGGCGCCATTTTGCAGAGCATGAACTTCGGTGGCTGTGCGAATCCACAAAACGCCGCGGCGGTCGAGGAGGATCGACAGGATCGGCACCGCCGGCGCCTTGAGGGAAGGCGCCGGCCGATGCCAGTGGAAATCAGGGCCGAGGTAATGCAATCCCCGACCAGTCGCCAGCCAGATGCGTCCCGAAGCGTCTTGTGTCGCGTCGAATACGGTGCCGGCCGGCGTGTCGGGACTGTCCAGCCGGAAGTGCCGCATGAGGCCATGGCGCATCAGGCTGACACCACCGTACTTGTACCCGATCCACAGCGTACCGTCCTGCAGCAGTCCGATTCCGGATATTCCGGCCGACAGGGGCGCTTCGGGTCCCGTGGCGCGCAGGAAGCGAACACCGTCGAACTTGTACAGGCCCGACGAGCTGCCGAGCCACAGCCAGCCGTCCGGCGTCTGCGCGATCCGGGTGATGCCGGTGGGCGCGCCTTCACGGGCCGTCCAGCTGGTGTGCAACAGGTCGATCTGCGACACCATCGGCGCGTCGGCGCGAGGCGGCGATGGCATCGGTGCGCCGTGCGTTGGCGTCCCGATTACCACCGAGGCCATGAACAGCCAGGCCTTGGAACGGTTCATGGTCTGCTGCAGCGGGTTTTCACAGCTGCGCCAGTCCGCCGTCCACGAACAGTTCGATGCCGGTCACAAAGCTGCTGTCGTCCGTGGCCAGGTAGCGAATGGCATTCGCCACATCGGCGGGCGTGGCCATGCGGCCCAGCGGGATCATGCTCTTCAGGGAATCGCGCAGCGCGGCGTTTGCGAACTGGTCGAAGCCGGGCGTCTGCACCGGTCCGGGGCTCACCACGTTCACGCGGATGCGCCGGTCCTTCAGCTCCGCCGCCCAGGAGCGGGCGAACGACCGCACGCTCGCCTTGGTGGCGTTGTAGACCGAAAAGCCGGCAAACCCCTTGGAACCGCCGATCGAACCGAGCAACACGATCGAGGCGCCATCGCGCAGCAGGGGCAACGCTTTCTGCACCGTGAACAGGACACCACGCACGTTGAGGTCGAACGCCTTGTCGAACGAGGCTTCGGTGACCTCGGCCAGGGATTCCATTTCATAGATGCCCGCGTTGGCAACGATCACGTCGAGCTGACCTGCGTCCTTGCGAATCGCGGCGATCATCCGATCGAGGTCGGCCAGGTTGGCCGCATCGGCCTGGATGGCCGTCGCATGCGCGCCGATCTCCTCGATGGCGGCGCCGAGTTCAGCCTGGCGGCGGCCGGTAATGAATACGTGCGCGCCTTCGGTAACCAGTGCCTTGGCGGTCGCCAGTCCGATGCCGGCGCTGCCGCCGGTCACCAGGGCAAACTTGCCTTTCAATTTCATGTTGTACCTTTCGATGTTGCGAGTTGGTCGGCGATCGGCAAGGTGCGGATGCGCTTGCCGGTCAACCGGAAGATGGCATTGCATACGGCGGGCGCGATGCCGGGCGCCCCGCCTTCGCCCATGCCTTCGAAGGGCGCACCGCTCTCGATGATTTCGGTGGTGAAAGCGGGGCTTTCCGACAGGCGGACGACCCGATAGTCGTGGAAATTGCTTTGCTGGACCCGCCCTTCGCTGATCGAGATCTTGCCGAACAGCGCGGCCGACAGCCCCCAGATCGCCGCGCCTTCCATCTGCGCGCGCGCCGTGTCCGGATTGATCACCTTGCCGGGATCGGCGACGGTGCAGATCCGGTGGACGACGACCTGCCCATCGACGACCGACACTTCGGCGCTCTGGCCGACGAGGCAGTCGAGATGCTTGTGGCTGATGGCCAGGCCGATGGCGCGCTTGCCCGGCAACGGCTTGCCCCAGCCACTGATGGCGGCAAGACGGTCCAGCACCGCCAGTGCCCGCGGATCGCTCGTCAGCAGCCGGCGCCGGAACTGGTACGGGTCGGTTCCCGTCCTGGCGGCCAGCTCGTCGACGAAGCTTTCGATCGCGAAGACGGTCTGCGACGCACCGACGGAGCGCCACATTCCCGTCGGAACCGGGGTTTCGCTGCGCACCCAGCGGCCGTCCTGGTGCGGGAAACCGTACAGCGAAAAGATGTTGTCGGTGACGACCGAGTCGAATTCGCCCATGAAATCCGGGAACGTGCGGGGCAGGATGGTCGGCGTGGCCTGCTTGTGGCGCAATGCGACGACCTCCTTGCCGTTCAACCCGGCGGACATTTCCGACACTCCGGCAGGGCGGTAGTAATCGTGCTGCGTATCTTCCTCGCGGGTCCAGACCAGCTTCACGGGCCGGCCGGGAAACCGCTTCGCCACCAGGACTGCCTGGGCGACAAAATCGGCCTCCTGGCGCCGGCCGAAGCCGCCGCCACCCGGCACGGGGTGGATCGTGACGGCCTGTGGAGGAAGTCCGAGCAGCGATGCCGCGACCTCGCGTGCCTTGTCCGGCCGCTGCGAACCCACCCATACATCGCAGGTCGCGTCGCGCACCCTGGCCACGCAGGACATCGGTTCCATCGTCGCATGGGCCAGGAATGGCACTTCGTAGCGCGCGGAGACTTTTTCCTTGGCGGCTGCAATGGCCTGGGCGGGTGCGCCGACGGCTTTCACCAGGACGCCGTCGCTGCCATCCAGGTCGCGCCAGAACTGCGCACTGATCGATTTGTCGTCCACCTGGACATGCTTGCCCGCATCCCATTCCGCAGCCAGCGTGTCGCGGGCACGTCGCGCGGTCCACCAGCGATCGGCCACGATGGCGACGCCGTCGGGCAGGTCGCAGACGCCCCTGATGCCCTTGTGCTTCAAGACCTCGGCACGCGCGTCGCGCACCAGTGTGCCGCCGAAGACGGGGGACGCCACCACGGTCGCGTACAGCATGTCGGGCAGGCGCACATCGATCGCGAATTGCGCCGTGCCATTCACCTTGGCCGGGATATCGAGGCGCCGGACCGGCGTCCTGACCAGGTTCGTGCCCTTGCGCGACGCCTTGCTGATCGTCCCGGGGACAGGTTCGACCGCGGCGCGGGAAGCGAGCTCGCCATACGCCAGCGACCTGCCGCTTTTCGCATGGACTACCTTGCCCGTGTCGGTGCCGCATTCGTCCACCGGCACTTTCCACTGCCGCGCGGCGGCAGCGATCAACATGGCGCGCGCCGTGGCGCCGGCATCACGGTACAAGTCATGGAAGCCGGATACCCCGGTGCTGGCGCCGGTCAGCTGGGTTTTCAGGATCGGGCTGTTGAACTGCGGGGCCACGGGCGCGAGCTCGAATCGCACCAGTTGCCAATCGGCGTCCAGGGCATCGGCAACCACCATCGGCAGCGCCGTGGACGTGCCCTGACCGATTTCGGCAACCGGGGAAATGACGGTGACGATGCCGTCCGGCGCGATCCGGAGGTAGTTCAGCGTGAGCGTCGTCTTGTTATCGGCCGCCGTGCTGCCATCGCTGAATGCCAGCACATAAGCACCGGCACTGAGCATGGCCGCCGCCTTGATGAACGAGCGCCTGCCGAACTGGCCGGCGCTCATGCCGGCACCTTCTTGAGGTCGAGCGTACGGGCTTCCTGCAAGGCCGCCTTGACCCGCGGGTAGGTGCCACAGCGGCAGATGTTGGTCATCGCCGCGTCGATCTGCTCGTCGGTCGGCTTCGGCGTCTCGGCCAGCAGGGAAGCCGCCGCCATCAGCATGCCGGACTGGCAATAGCCGCATTGGGGCACCTGGTGCTTGATCCACAGCATCTGGAGCGTGTGAGGCTTATCCTTTGGCGCCAGGCCTTCGATGGTAGTGATCTTCCTGCCGACGGCCGCTTCCACAGGGAGAACGCAGCAGCGGGTCGCCACGCCATCCAGGTGCACGGTGCAGGCGCCGCACAGCGCGAGGCCGCAACCGTACTTCGTGCCGGTGAGGCCCAGTTCATCGCGCAGCACCCAGAGCAATGGGGTGTCGCCCTCCGTGTCGACCGCCATCGGGCGGCCATTGACTTCTAGCGTAATCAAAATGTTCTCCTTCGCTGGTAACAGCTGTTCGCGCGGCCTGCCGTGCCGGTTCCCGGCAGGGCGCCTGACCCGTACTCCTTATCGGTGCGAACGTTACAAGTCATCAACATCGCCAGCAAGACAGTCGGGGGTTGAATCAGTAGTGCCGTTTCGGCACAAATGCGTCGGGCAAACTGCGGGCGAAAAAAAAGCCGGGCCGGGGCCCGGCCAGGTTCGGCACGAGAAATTATTTTTGATCGAGGATCCATTTCACGAGCGTGTGCGCATCGGCTTCGCTCACCTGCGGGCTGGGCGGCATCGGGATCGCGCCCCACACGCCCGCACCGCCCTTGATGACCTTCGTGACCAGTTTCGCTTCGGCATCCTTCTGGCCGGCATACTTCGCGGCCACGTCCCTGTACGAAGGCCCGACCAGCTTGTTCGCGACCGCATGGCACGCCATGCAGTTCCTGGCCTTCGCCAGGTCGGCATTCGCCAGGGCATGAGTGGATACGGCAGTAGAGCCCAGCAATACGCCGGCAATGATGAAGTGTTTCATGGTGTTCTCCAGATATGGTTCCGGCCGGATTCTAGCCGCCGCACGGAGGTCCGATTCATGCATGGGCGGCACAACTGAAACGACAGCGAGCGGTATTGGCGCGTCGACGGCTCGCTGGTAACTTCGGACCAAGGCAGCCATGGCCGGCGTTCATCCGGATGCCAGCATGGCCATGCGCGGCATGCTGCCGCAGCCCGGCCTTCGCTGGAGAAGCACACCATGCAGTACAAGAAACTCGGTAACACCGGCATCATCGTGTCGCGCCTCTGCCTGGGAGGCATGACGTTCGGAGGAGCGGCAACTCCCCCCTACGACAAGGTCGGCGGACTGTCGCTCCAGGAGACCGATGCGATCATTGGAGAAGCCATCGACCTGGGCATCAATTTCATCGACACGGCGGACGTCTACGCCGCCGGCGAATCGGAAAGCCTGCTGGGACAGGTCCTGTCGGGGCGCCGGGAAGATATCGTGCTGGCGACGAAATTCCATGCCGCGACGGGCAGGGGCCCCAACGATGCGGGCCAGTCACGTGTGCACCTGATGCGTGCCCTGGAGAACAGCCTGCGCCGTCTGCGCACGGACCACGTCGATCTATACCAGGTGCATAACTTCGATGCCCTGACGCCGGTCGAGGAAACGCTGCGCGCACTGGACGACGCGGTATCTGCGGGGAAGATCCGTTACATCGGCTGTTCGAACCTGGCGGCATGGCAGGTGGCCCGCGCACTCGGGGTGTCGGCCCTGCGCGGCTGGTCCGCCTATGCTTCCGTGCAGGCTTGCTATTCGCTCGCCGTCCGCGACATCGAGCGCGAGATACTGCCGCTGGCGATCGACCAGCAACTGGGCCTGATGGCCTGGAGCCCGCTGGCCGGCGGGCTGCTGTCCGGGAAATTCGGGCGGGAAGGTGGCACCGATGCCAACGCGAGGAGAATGCACATCGATTTCCCGCCGGTCGATACCGAACATGGATATCGCGTGATCGATGCGATCAGGCCGGTCGCGGCGCGGCACGACGCGAGTCCCGCGCGGATCGCCCTGGCCTGGGTGCTGGCGCAAGCCGGGGTGACGTGCGCGATCGTGGGTGCGCGGCGCGCCGAGCAGTTGCGTGACAACGCCGGGGCGCTGGATATCGTGCTGACCGCTCATGATATGGCGGAACTCGATGCCGCAACCAGGCTGGCGCCGTCCTATCCTGGCTGGGTGCAGGCGACGACCAATGCCCATCGGGAGAAATTCCTGCGCTGACAGCAATCGCGCTCCTCCGATCCGGCTCCTTTACCCGGCGCGCAATCGTTGTCGATCGGCTGTGGCGGGCTGGTCATCATTCCTGAATGCCCCTGCCTGCCGATCATCCACGGTCCGCGGCGACCCGACCGCGAACTTGTCCATGCACGATCTTCTGCTCACGCCCCTGGTGTTCCTTACCGCAGCCGTCCTGCTGGTCCCGCTGGCGCAGCGGCTGGGCCTTGGTTCCGTGCTGGGTTACCTGATTGCCGGAGCCATGATCGGTCCCTGGGGCCTGGCATTGATTACCCGTATCGACCGGATCAGCCACGTTGCCGAGATCGGCGTGGTGCTGATGCTGTTCCTCATCGGGCTCGAGTTGCAGCCTGCAAAATTGATCGCGATGCGTGCGCTGGTACTGGGTGGCGGTGCGCTGCAAATGACGGCCTGCAGCGTGGCGCTGGGCGCAGTCGGATGGCTGCTGGGGATACCCTGGACCGGTGCGTGCGTCGCCGGCATCGCCCTGGCCCTGTCCTCGACGGCCATCGCCGTGCAGAACATGAATGAGCGCTGCATGGAGCACACCCCGGGCGGCAAGGCGGCGTTTGCCATTCTGCTGTTCCAGGACATGGCGGCCATCCCGGTTCTTGTCGCGGTACCGTTGCTGGGCGGCGCCGGTGCGGCCAGTTTCAAGTGGCCGTGGGCCCTGGGCGCGGTAGCCGGGGTATTGGTCGTCGGGCGGTATCTCATGCGGCCGGCGCTGCACCTCATCGCACGCACGGGGCTGCGTGAAATCTTCACGGCATTCGCGCTGCTGCTGGTCCTTGGTATCGCGCAGCTGATGGCGCTTGCCAATCTGTCGATGGGGCTTGGCGCATTCCTGGCCGGCGTGCTGCTGGCGAGTTCGGAGTATCGCAAGGCGCTGGAGACGGACCTCGAGCCGTTCAAGGGCTTGCTGCTCGGATTGTTCTTCACGTCCGTCGGCATGTCCGTCAATTTTGGCTTGCTCGCCGACGGCCCCGTGCGCATTGCGTCGCTCACCGTTGCATATGTCGCGCTGAAGATGGCGCTGCTGTGGCTGACCGCCCGTGCGCTCCCCGTGCCGCCGGTGCAGAGGTGGCCGTTCGCAGGGGTGTTGGCGCAAGGAAGCGAGTTTGCGTTCGTCGTGCTGGCCGTGGCGGCCACGGCGGGTTTGTTATCGGCAGCATGGCAAGAAACCCTGGTGCTGGTGGTGGCCGTGTCCATGGCGTTGACGCCACTCGGGGTGGCAGGCGGGGAGTGGTTGAGCCGACGACAACACGCACAGGCACTACCGCCACCCGATGCGATCGACCCGGATGGTGCCAGGGTCATCATTGCGGGCTTCGGCCGGGTAGGGCAGATCGCCGGTCGCATGCTGGCCGCGTCCGGCATCGGCATGACCGTGCTGGACAACGACCCGGACCTGATCGACATGCTGCGCAACTACGGCATGCGGGTATTCTATGGCGATGCCACCCGCCTGGATTTGCTGCGCAGTGCGGAAGCCGACAAGGCAGTTCTCCTGATCAATGCAATCGACAACACCGAGAGCAGCCTGCGCCTGACCGATCTGGTACGCGAACATTTTCCGCATTTGAAGATGATCGCCAGGGCACGCAACGTGGCGCACCTGTTCGAACTGCGCGAGCGGGGCGTGGACATCATCGAGCGCGAGACATTCGAATCGGCACTGCTGATCGGACAGCGGGCCCTGGAGCAATTGGGGCTGGATGCCGCCGGGGCCGTGCGCGCAAAGGAGGTCTTCCGTTCGCATAACCTCGACACGCTCGAGGCGATGTTCCCGCTCCATCATGACGAAGGTTCGCTGGTATCGGCGGAGCGCGAGGCCCGGCAGGAACTGGCGCAATCACTCGAACATGACCGGCGCAGCATCGAACGCACGCAGACGTGAATCGGTGTCCGCTTGCATTGCGTGTACAGCCATATTGATGCCTCCAGGGAAAAACTATAAGGAGCTCCTGCTGTATTGTCGTACTTGATGGGGCAGGTTACCTTTTGCTGGCTGGCTTCGCTCGTAGGTCCGGAAGCGCTCCGACGTGTCATCGGATTAACGAGCGGAGCAAGCCCATCGCAAAACTACCTGATCGAGACCCATGAAAAACAGCACACACATCCTTTCCGCCTTGTCGCTCGCCGCTGCCCAGATGGCGCATGCGGCCGAACCTGTCCCGATTCCCGAGCACCGCGTCGAAGCGTTTCTGAAGGCGCTGAACGGCGGTGGCGGCAAGCCGATCGAGCAGCTGCCGCCCAATGAAGCGCGCCAGGTGCTCGTCGGCGCCCAGGCTTCGGTGCCGACCGATCTGTCGTCGGTGGAAGTAACCAACAGGACGATCACCCAGGATGGCCAGAAGGTCGAGCTGACGATCATGCGCCCGCGCGGCGCGAAGGCCGACGTGCCGGTGTTCATGTTCTTCCATGGCGGCGGTTGGGTGCTGGGCGACTTCCCGACCCACTCGCGTCTCGTGCGCGACCTGGTGAACCACTCCGGCGCGGCCGCGGTATTCGTGAACTACACGCCTTCGCCGGAGGCCCAGTACGGGACCGCGATCAACCAGGCGTATGCCGCCACGAAATGGGTCGCGGCACACGGCCAGGAAATCAAGGTCGACGGGACGCGCCTGGCGGTCGCCGGCAATAGCGTGGGCGGCAATATGGCGGCCGTGGTGAGCCTGATGGCCAAGCAGAAGGGGCAGCCGAAGATCCGCTTCCAGGCACTGCTGTGGCCGGTGACCGATGCGAATTTCGACACCGGCTCGTACAAGCAGTTCGAGAACGGCTACTTCCTGACCAAGGGCATGATGAAATGGTTCTGGGACAGCTACACGAAAGATGCGGCGAAGCGGGCGGAGATCACCGCCTCGCCGCTGCGTGCGACGAAAGCCCAATTGCAGGGCCTGCCCCCGGCACTGATCCAGACCGCCGAACTGGACGTGCTGCGCGACGAAGG
Above is a window of Pseudoduganella dura DNA encoding:
- a CDS encoding alpha/beta hydrolase; this encodes MKNSTHILSALSLAAAQMAHAAEPVPIPEHRVEAFLKALNGGGGKPIEQLPPNEARQVLVGAQASVPTDLSSVEVTNRTITQDGQKVELTIMRPRGAKADVPVFMFFHGGGWVLGDFPTHSRLVRDLVNHSGAAAVFVNYTPSPEAQYGTAINQAYAATKWVAAHGQEIKVDGTRLAVAGNSVGGNMAAVVSLMAKQKGQPKIRFQALLWPVTDANFDTGSYKQFENGYFLTKGMMKWFWDSYTKDAAKRAEITASPLRATKAQLQGLPPALIQTAELDVLRDEGEAYGRKLDAAGVDVTVTRYNGLIHDYGLLNALATVPAVESAMRQAGGELARHLK